The Falco cherrug isolate bFalChe1 chromosome 6, bFalChe1.pri, whole genome shotgun sequence genome window below encodes:
- the LOC102059647 gene encoding gallinacin-11-like, producing MKFSCLMALLLFLLQSVPGLSLPKDTLRCVGYHGFCFHSKSCPEPFAAFGTCSRRQKTCCIDTTSNFHTCQDEGGHCVPPQIKCLQEQVGLCPHRDWKCCTEV from the exons ATGAAGTTCTCCTGCCTCATggctcttctccttttcctcctccagtcTGTTCCAG GTCTCAGCTTGCCCAAAGACACCTTACGTTGTGTTGGATACCACGGTTTCTGCTTCCATTCAAAATCCTGCCCAGAGCCATTTGCTGCATTTGGAACTTGCTCTCGGCGTCAGAAAACCTGCTGCATAG ACACGACATCAAACTTCCACACTTGTCAAGATGAGGGGGGTCATTGTGTACCTCCACAAATCAAATGTCTGCAAGAACAGGTGGGACTTTGCCCTCACAGAGATTGGAAGTGCTGCACAGAAGTGTGA